One genomic region from Gossypium hirsutum isolate 1008001.06 chromosome D13, Gossypium_hirsutum_v2.1, whole genome shotgun sequence encodes:
- the LOC107919264 gene encoding uncharacterized protein, whose translation MEEVLADLRIEEEQESGEVELWEIEQEENPTEQSSNFCLVVCFLTATVINFQSMRTVMANLWHPLGGVTITDIEEKRILFRLYCEVDRDRVVKGSPYTFNNHLLIFSILKEEDNPLEVPLNHAEFWVQIHNLPSSLYSKAIARQFGDFIGSFVDYDTKAITIGLQNFMRIKVQVDV comes from the coding sequence ATGGAAGAAGTTTTGGCAGACTTGCGAATTGAGGAAGAACAAGAGAGTGGGGAGGTTGAGTTGTGGGAGATTGAACAAGAAGAAAACCCAACGGAGCAATCCTCAAACTTTTGTTTAGTCGTTTGTTTCCTTACAGCAACGGTTATCAACTTCCAATCGATGCGTACGGTGATGGCTAATCTCTGGCATCCTCTTGGAGGGGTTACTATTACCGATATCGAAGAAAAAAGAATCCTTTTTCGACTTTACTGTGAAGTTGACAGAGATAGGGTGGTTAAAGGGTCACCATATACCTTTAACAATCATTTGCTCATCTTTTCAATTCTAAAAGAGGAGGATAACCCTCTAGAAGTGCCTCTTAATCACGCAGAGTTCTGGGTTCAAATCCACAATCTTCCTTCAAGTTTGTATTCAAAGGCTATTGCACGACAGTTTGGTGATTTCATAGGCTCTTTTGTGGATTACGATACAAAAGCAATTACAATAGGGCTACAAAATTTCATGAGAATCAAAGTTCAGGTGGATGTCTGA
- the LOC107918552 gene encoding calcium-binding protein KRP1, with amino-acid sequence MAKPSASASANPSSGFEDFLPIMANKLGGEGLIGELCNGFNLLMDSEKGVITFDSLKKNSALLGLQDLSDDDLRCMVKEGDFDGDGALNQMEFCVLMFRLSPELMEASGFFLEEALQHDFKDFI; translated from the coding sequence ATGGCTAAACCTTCGGCTTCAGCATCTGCAAATCCTTCATCGGGTTTCGAGGATTTCTTGCCTATCATGGCTAACAAGCTTGGAGGGGAAGGTCTCATCGGTGAACTCTGCAATGGGTTTAATTTGTTGATGGACAGTGAAAAAGGGGTGATCACCTTCGACAGCCTGAAGAAGAATTCGGCATTGTTGGGTTTACAGGATTTGAGTGATGATGATTTGAGGTGTATGGTGAAAGAAGGTGATTTCGATGGCGATGGTGCGCTTAACCAGATGGAGTTTTGTGTTCTGATGTTTAGGTTAAGCCCAGAGTTAATGGAAGCGTCTGGGTTTTTCTTGGAAGAAGCTTTGCAACATGATTTCAAGGATTTTATTTAA